Below is a genomic region from Motilibacter rhizosphaerae.
CCGGCCAGACCCCGGTCGGCACCGCTGCCGGCGAGGTCGTCGTAGACGCCCAGCCCGCCGGCCGCCGCGACGGCGATCACCGCAGCAGCGCGCTCCCGGCGTCCCAGCCCGGGCTGGACGAGCAGTGCGGCGGCGGCTGCCCCCGCGTACGCCGGACCGGCGAGCAGCGAGACCTCGCGACCGCGGGCGTTGAGCCGCGTCCAGGCAGCGGCGCCACCCGGGGGGCGCGACCGGAGGGCGCGCAGGGCGCCGGCCGCGAGCAGCGCCCCGGCCGCCGCGCCCGCTCCGGCAGGGCGTACGCCGCTCACCGCTCGGTGACGCCGGGGATGGCCGGCAGCGGCGCGTCGGCGGCGGCGCCGTTGCCGTAGTGGCCGGTCTGGTCGTCGCGCTCCGCGACGAGCGCGAGGGCGAGGGCGAGGCGCCCGGCGGTCATGTCGAGGTCGTCGACCGTCGACACCGAGGTACGCAGCGGACCGCTCCGCACGACTGCCACCGCTCCCGCGGGCCCGGCTCCCGCCGGGTCGGCGCTGTGCTGCGGGCCGGCGACGACCAGGCCGGCGGCGAGCTTCGAGAGCTGCTGCGGGACCTGGACGTCGGCGACGCCGGTGGCCTGGTCGACCGCCGCCTGCTGCGGGCTGCGCGACGAGCCCGACGCGACCTGCGCCGGTGCGGGCACGAGGACGACGGCGAGGCTGGCGCGCTGCCAGGGCTTCCCGCCCATGCGCAGGAAGGCGGCGTCGCGCAGCGTGCGCAGCACGGCCTGCGACGCGGGGTCGGCCTTCCCGACGGCCGTCGTGTCGGTCGTCACCACGGAGCTCGCCACCGCGGCGGCCGCGCGGGCGGCGACGCTGGTCGCGTCGGTGCCGCTCAGCCCGGACACCTGCCCGGTCGCGGTCAGCGCGGCGTCGAGGTCGGTGGAGCGGGTCGGGTCGGTCCAGTCGCTGGTGAGCGAGACGGTGCCGCCGACGGTGCCGCCGGCCTCCTCGATCGCGTCGCGAGCGGCGCCGAGCAGGTCGCCGGAGGTGCCGGGCATCGCGACGACGTTGACGGCGACCGCCTCGAGCCGCCCCCCGACGACAGCGGGCACCGCCTCCTTGATGAGCGACTCGTCGAAGTCGCGCTGCGCGCTGAGCGCGTCGTTCTGCGTCCGGAGCTCGGCCTTGTCCTTGGCGAGCGTCGCGGCGCGGTCCTTCACCGCCTGGTCGATGGGCTTGTCGAGCGGGCCCGCGCCCAGGACGATCCCGACGGCCAGGGCGAGGAAGACCGCGATGATCGAGACGAGGTGGTAGCGGAAGTCGACCATCTAGGACGTGAGCCTCTCGAGCCAGAACGTGAAGTCGGCCCAGCGGTCCTGGACGTAGATGAAGAAGACCTGCCCGGCGGCCGTGGACCAGAGCGCCGCGAGCAGGGCGACCGTGCCCGCGAGCACGAGGAGCAGGATCTGCAGGGTGGAGATGCGGTTGCGGTAGAGCCGGCTCACGCCCTTCGCGTCGACGAGCTTGCCCCCGACGCGCAGCCGGGTGAGGAAGGTGCTCGCCATGCCGGAGCGGCCCTTGTCGAGGAACTCCACGAGCGTCGCGTGGGTGCCGACCGCGACGATGAGGCTGGCGCCGCTGTCGTCGGCGAGCAGCATCGCGACGTCCTCGCTGGTGCCGGCGGCGGGGAAGACGACCGTGGGGAGCCCGAGCCGCTCCAGCCGCTCGAGCCCCGGTGCGCGGCCGTCGCGGTAGGCGTGCACGACGAGCTCGGCACCGCAGGACAGCGCCCGGTCGGAGACGCTGTCCATGTCGCCGACGATGAGGTCGGGCAGGTAGCCCTCCTGCAGCAGCGCGTCCGCGCCGCCGTCGACGCCGATCATCACGGGCCGGAACTCCCGGATGTAGGAGCGCAGCGTCCGCAGGTCCTCGCGGTAGTGGTAGCCGCGCACGACGAGGAGCACGTGCCGCCCGGCGAGGTCCGTGCGGATGTCGGGGACGCCGACGCCGTCGAGGAGGAGGTCGCGCTCGCGGCGGAGGTACTCCATCGTGTTGGTCGCAAAGGCCTCGAGCTGCTCGGAGAGCCCGGCGCGGGCGGCCTCCAGCGAGGCGGCCACGGTCTCGGCGGTCTGCAGCGTGCCGCGGGCCACGAGCACCCCGTCGCGGTAGAGCGAGCCGCCCTCGAGCTGGACCGTGCTCCCGTCGGGCACCGCCATGACGCCCGCGCCGCAGTCGTCGAGCAGCGGGATGCCCGCCTCGAGCAGGATCCCCGGCCCGAGGTTGGGGTAGCGCCCGCTCGTGCTCGGGGCGGCGTTGACGACCGCCGCCGGACGGCGCGCGGCGAGCGCCTCGGCGCCCACCCGGTCGAGGTCGCGGTGGTCGATGACGGCGACCTCGCCGGCTCCGAGCCGCTTGGTGAGGTTCTTCGTGCGCGCGTCCACCCGCGCGACGCCGACGATGCCCGGCAGGTCGGAGTCGCGGGACCGGTGGCGGGAGTGCGCGATCCTCATCGTGGCGCCATCGTGCCAGACCGGGGCCCGGCGATCACCTCGTGCCGCGAGCGGTCGTGAGCAGCTCCTCGGCGTGCGCCAGCCCGGTCGCCGAGCCCTCCAGCCCGCTGAGCATCCGCGAGATCTCGCGCACCCGCTCCCCGTCGTCCAGCGCCCGCACCCCCGACGTCGTCACTGTGCCGTCGCTGTCCTTGGCGACGAGCAGGTGGCGGTCGGCGTACGCGGCGACCTGCGGCAGGTGGGTGACGACGAGGACCTGGGCGTGCTCGGCGAGCGCGGCGAGCCGGCGCCCGATCTCGACGGCGGCGCGGCCGCCGACACCCGCGTCCACCTCGTCGAAGACGAAGGTCGGCACGGGGTCGACCTCGGCGAGGACGACCTCGAGCGCGAGCATGACCCGGGAGAGCTCGCCGCCCGACGCGGCCCGGGCGAGTCCCCGCCCCGGTGCGCCGGCGTTGGCCGCGAGCAGGAGCTCGACCTCGTCGACGCCGGTCGGACCGGCGGCGAGCCGCTGTCCCGCGACGTCCAGGGCGGGCTCGCCCGCACCCGCAGTGCGCTGCTGCACGACGACCTCGACGCTGGCGCGCGGCATGGCGAGCTCGCGCAGCTCGGCCGTCACCGCCTCCCCGAGGCGGACTGCGGCGGCCGCGCGCTCGGCGCTGAGCCGGCCCGCCACGGTGCCGAGGCGCTCCCGCAGCGCCTCCGCCTCGGCGACCAGGCCGCTGGTGCGGTCGTCGTCACCGTCCAGCTCGGCGAGCCGGAGCGCGGAGCGCTCGCTCCACGCGAGCACCTCGTCGACGGTGTCGCCGTAGCGCCGGCAGAGCTCGGCGAGGGCGGCCCGGCGCTCCTGCACCTGCGCGAGGCGGGCGGGGTCGGCCTCGATGCCCGCGGCGTAGGCCGCGAGGTCGGCGCCCAGGTCCGCGAGGAGGTACGCGGACTCCGCCACCCGCGCCGCCAGCGCAGCGAGCTCCGGGTCGGCCGTCGCGGCCGACTCCAGCTGCCGGCGGGCGGCGCCCACCAGCGCCACGGCGTCGGCGCCGTCCCCGGCGGAGTCCGGGTCCCCCAGCAGCGCGGCGTGCGCGACCTCGGCGGCGCGGCGCAGCTCGTCGGCGCTGCCGAGCCGCTCGGCCTCCTCGCGCAGGGCCGCGTCCTCCCCCGGCTGCGGCGCGACCTGCGCGACGCGCTCGAGGCCGTAGCGCAGCAGGTCCGCCTCCTGCTCGCGCTCGCGGCGCCCTGCGCGGAGCTCCTCGGTGCGCCGCTCGAGCTCGCGGAGCCGGGCCCAGCCCGCCGCGTGCTCCTCGAGCAGGGCGGCCACCGGGGGGCCGGCGTAGCGGTCGAGCAGCTCGCGCTGGCGGCCGGGGCGCAGGAGGCGCTGCTGGTCGGACTGGCCGTGGACGACGACGAGCTCCTCGCCGATCTCACCGAGGACGGACGCGGGGACGCTGCGCCCGCCGGCCCAGGCCCGGCTGCGCGAGCTCGAGACCGACCGGGCCAGCAGCAGCTCGCCGTCCTCGAGCTCGGCGCCCAGCTCCTCGGCGCGGGCCGCGGCGGGACTGCCCGGTGCGAGGGTGACGCGCCCCTCGACCAGCGCAGTGGGGGCTCCGGCGCGGACGGCGCCCGGGTCGGCCTTGCCGCCCAGCAGCAGCGCGAGGCTGCCGACCACGAGGGTCTTGCCGGCGCCGGTCTCGCCGGTGAGCACGGTCAGGCCGGGCCCGAGCTCCAGCAGCGCCTCCGCGATGACCCCGAGGTCGCGGATGCGGACGTCGCGCAGCACGGCTCAGCTCCCGCCGGAGGAGGGCCCGCGCCAGCCCTGGACCGGCAGCCGGAACTTCGCGACCAGCCGGTCGGTGAAGGGTGCCGCGCGCAGCCGGGCGAGCCGCACCGGCCGGTCGCCGCGGCGCACCTCGATGCGGGCGCCCGGCGGCAGGTCGTGCGAGCGGCGCCCGTCGGCCCAGAGGATGCCGCAGCGCTCGTGGCTCGTCGCGTGGCCCTTCAGCAGCTCGATGGCCAGGGTGGAGGTCGGCGCCGTGACGAGCGGGCGGTTGAACAGCGCGTGCGCGCTGAGCGGCGTCAGCAGCAGCGCCTCGACCTCCGGCCACACGATCGGGCCGCCCGCCGAGAAGTTGTACGCGGTGGACCCGGTCGGCGTGGCGCACACGACCCCGTCGCAGCCCCAGACCGACAGCGGTCGTCCGTCGACCTCGACGGCGAGGTCGAGCATGAGCGCCCGGTCGGCCTTCTCGACGCTGATGTCGTTGACGGCCCACTCCTGGCGCGTGCTGCCGTCCGGCAGCGTGATCTCGACGCCCAGCGTCATCCGCTCCTCGACGTCGTAGGACTGCTCGAGGATGCGGTCGGCGACCGAGTCGATGTCCGCCGGCTCGGCCTCGGCGAGGAACCCGACCCGGCCGAGGTTGACCCCGAGGACGGGGACGTCGGTGTCGCGCGCCAGCTCGGCCGCGCGCAGGATCGTGCCGTCGCCGCCCAGCACGACGATGAGCTCGGGGCACTGGTAGCAGACCTGCTCCGCGGAGACCGGCGTGGTGCCCTGCAGCTGGCCCGAGCCCGCCTCCTCGGCGAGGGCCAGCACGGAGACGCCCTCGCCGGTGAGCCGCGCGACCACGCGCTCGGCCAGCGGGAGGGCCTCCGGACGCCCGGTGTGGACGACCAGCAGGACCACGCGCAGCCCCGTCATCGCGGCCCCTCCTCGATCGCCGTGCGCAGCTCGTCCTCGTCGAGGGCGGCCGCCCCGGCGCGGAGCCACAGGAAGTACTCCACGTTGCCGGAGGGGCCGGGGAGCGGGCTCGCGGTGACGCCCCGCACGCCGAGCCCCAGCTCCAGCGCCGACGCGGCCACCCCGCGGACCGCCTCGGCGCGGAGCCCGGGGTCGCGGACGACGCCGCCGCTGCCCAGGCGCTCGCGCCCGACCTCGAACTGCGGCTTGACCATGAGCACGAGGTCGCCGCCCTCCGCGGTGATGCCGGACAGCGCGGGCAGGACGAGCGCCAGGCTGATGAACGACAGGTCCCCCACGACGAGGTCGACGGTGCCGACCAGCTCCGGGGTCAGGTCGCGCACGTTGGTGCGGTCGCGCACGACGACGCGGGGGTCGGTCTGCAGCGCCCAGGCGAGCTGGCCGTAGCCGACGTCGACCGCGACGACCTCCCGGGCGCCGGCGCGGAGCAGGACGTCGGTGAACCCGCCGGTCGAGGCGCCGGCGTCGAGGCAGCGGCGGCCAGCGACGACGAGGCCGCGCGGGACGAGGGCCGCGAGCGCCCCGGCGAGCTTGTGCCCGCCGCGGCTCGCGTAGTCCGGGCCCTCCGCTGCCTCGGCGACGACGAGGGAGACCTCGGGCGAGACCTGCGAGGCGGGCTTCGTGGCGGTCGTGCCCGCGACGCTGACGCGGCCGGCCGCGATGAGCGTGGAGGCGTGCTCGCGCGAACGGGCGAGCCCGCGGCGCACGAGCTCGGCGTCGAGGCGGAGCAGCTTGCCCGGGCGCTGGCGGGGGGCCATCGCGGTGCGGCTCACCGGCTCGGGCCGGGGGCACCGGCGAGCACGGCGGCCAGGCCGCGGTGGACCTCGTCGAAGACCGCGGCGTGCTCGGCGACGTCGAGCCCCTCGAGCCGGGCCAGGGGCGCGAGCGCCGCCTCGACCGCCGCGGCGGCGTCGGTCGCTCCGGCTCCCGGGGTGGCCGGCGGCCCCGGCCGCGGACCGGGAGCGGGGCGGGCGAGGTCGGCGGGGCTGGGCAGGTCGCTCACGCTCCACCTCCTGCTCGTGGCCGCTGCTCGCGGCCGTCGACGGGGCCCGGGAGGCTGTCCCCGGGCGAGGGGCACCACGCTACCCGCGACCACTGACGGCCGGGCGGGCGGAGCGCCGGGAGGGCCCCCTCCGGCCAGCGCGCTCGCCGGGCCCGGTCGGCGGCGGCTGGGCACGTGGTGGACGGCGGGTCGACGCCGGGCGGACGGCGGGTCGTCGGCGGGTGGACGGCGGGTCGTCGGGGCGGCGCCGACGGGTCGCGAGCGGTCAGCCGCGCACCGGGGCCGCAGGGAGCTGCGCGGCGGGCGGCGCGTCGATGCGGTCGACCCCGCCCTCGCTGCTCCACGCCGCCGCGCAGGCCGCGCGCAGGGCGTCGAGCGGGTCCCCGGTCCCGGTCACGCGCAGGACCCCGTGCTCGAGGTGCGCATCCCACCCCCCGAGGCTCGCGCGGTCGCCCTCGAGCGCGGGAGCGGCGTGCGGCTCGAGCAGCGCGCCCAGGTCGGCGCCGAGGTAGCTCGGCCGGTGCTGCGGCCCGGCTCCGAGCAGCTCGGCGGCGCCGGTCACCCCCGTGAGGACGAGCAGGCTCGGCGTCCCCGCGCGCACCGCACCCTCGATGTCGGTGTCGAGCCGGTCCCCCACCACGAGCGGGCGCTCCGCACTGGTGCGCGCGACGGCCTCGGCGTGGAGCGGCAGCTCCGGCTTGCCCGCGACGACCGGCTCGCGACCGGTGGCGAGGCGCAGCACCTCCACCAGCGTCCCGTTGCCCGGGGCGAGGCCGCGCGGCGTCGGGATCGTCCGGTCGACGTTGGACGCGATCCACGGGACGCCCCGCTGCAGCGCCAGCGCGCCCTCGGCGAGCTGGCGCCAGCCGACCTCCGGCGCGAACCCCTGCACCAGGGCCACCGGTCCGTCGTCGGCCGAGCCGACGGCGCGCAGGCCGCGCTCCCCCAGCGCCACCACGAGCCCCTCGCCGCCGACGACGAGCACCGGGCTGCCCGCGGGCACCTGCTCCGCGACGAGCCGCGCCGCCGCCTGCGCCGAGGTGACGACCTGCTCCACCGTGGCCGGCACCCCCAGCTCGCCGAGGTGCTGGGCGACCGATGACGGCGTGCGGGAGGCGTTGTTGGTGACGAAGGCGAGCCGCATCCCGTCGCGCGCGGCGGCGGCGAGCGCCTCCGCGGCGCCCGGGACGGCGGCGGGACCCACGTAGACGACCCCGTCGAGGTCGAGCAGGGCGACGTCGTACGCCGCGCTCAGCGGCGCGCA
It encodes:
- a CDS encoding copper transporter, with amino-acid sequence MVDFRYHLVSIIAVFLALAVGIVLGAGPLDKPIDQAVKDRAATLAKDKAELRTQNDALSAQRDFDESLIKEAVPAVVGGRLEAVAVNVVAMPGTSGDLLGAARDAIEEAGGTVGGTVSLTSDWTDPTRSTDLDAALTATGQVSGLSGTDATSVAARAAAAVASSVVTTDTTAVGKADPASQAVLRTLRDAAFLRMGGKPWQRASLAVVLVPAPAQVASGSSRSPQQAAVDQATGVADVQVPQQLSKLAAGLVVAGPQHSADPAGAGPAGAVAVVRSGPLRTSVSTVDDLDMTAGRLALALALVAERDDQTGHYGNGAAADAPLPAIPGVTER
- the recN gene encoding DNA repair protein RecN — translated: MLRDVRIRDLGVIAEALLELGPGLTVLTGETGAGKTLVVGSLALLLGGKADPGAVRAGAPTALVEGRVTLAPGSPAAARAEELGAELEDGELLLARSVSSSRSRAWAGGRSVPASVLGEIGEELVVVHGQSDQQRLLRPGRQRELLDRYAGPPVAALLEEHAAGWARLRELERRTEELRAGRREREQEADLLRYGLERVAQVAPQPGEDAALREEAERLGSADELRRAAEVAHAALLGDPDSAGDGADAVALVGAARRQLESAATADPELAALAARVAESAYLLADLGADLAAYAAGIEADPARLAQVQERRAALAELCRRYGDTVDEVLAWSERSALRLAELDGDDDRTSGLVAEAEALRERLGTVAGRLSAERAAAAVRLGEAVTAELRELAMPRASVEVVVQQRTAGAGEPALDVAGQRLAAGPTGVDEVELLLAANAGAPGRGLARAASGGELSRVMLALEVVLAEVDPVPTFVFDEVDAGVGGRAAVEIGRRLAALAEHAQVLVVTHLPQVAAYADRHLLVAKDSDGTVTTSGVRALDDGERVREISRMLSGLEGSATGLAHAEELLTTARGTR
- a CDS encoding HAD-IIA family hydrolase gives rise to the protein MLVASCAPLSAAYDVALLDLDGVVYVGPAAVPGAAEALAAAARDGMRLAFVTNNASRTPSSVAQHLGELGVPATVEQVVTSAQAAARLVAEQVPAGSPVLVVGGEGLVVALGERGLRAVGSADDGPVALVQGFAPEVGWRQLAEGALALQRGVPWIASNVDRTIPTPRGLAPGNGTLVEVLRLATGREPVVAGKPELPLHAEAVARTSAERPLVVGDRLDTDIEGAVRAGTPSLLVLTGVTGAAELLGAGPQHRPSYLGADLGALLEPHAAPALEGDRASLGGWDAHLEHGVLRVTGTGDPLDALRAACAAAWSSEGGVDRIDAPPAAQLPAAPVRG
- a CDS encoding TlyA family RNA methyltransferase; amino-acid sequence: MAPRQRPGKLLRLDAELVRRGLARSREHASTLIAAGRVSVAGTTATKPASQVSPEVSLVVAEAAEGPDYASRGGHKLAGALAALVPRGLVVAGRRCLDAGASTGGFTDVLLRAGAREVVAVDVGYGQLAWALQTDPRVVVRDRTNVRDLTPELVGTVDLVVGDLSFISLALVLPALSGITAEGGDLVLMVKPQFEVGRERLGSGGVVRDPGLRAEAVRGVAASALELGLGVRGVTASPLPGPSGNVEYFLWLRAGAAALDEDELRTAIEEGPR
- a CDS encoding NAD kinase, which encodes MTGLRVVLLVVHTGRPEALPLAERVVARLTGEGVSVLALAEEAGSGQLQGTTPVSAEQVCYQCPELIVVLGGDGTILRAAELARDTDVPVLGVNLGRVGFLAEAEPADIDSVADRILEQSYDVEERMTLGVEITLPDGSTRQEWAVNDISVEKADRALMLDLAVEVDGRPLSVWGCDGVVCATPTGSTAYNFSAGGPIVWPEVEALLLTPLSAHALFNRPLVTAPTSTLAIELLKGHATSHERCGILWADGRRSHDLPPGARIEVRRGDRPVRLARLRAAPFTDRLVAKFRLPVQGWRGPSSGGS
- the steA gene encoding putative cytokinetic ring protein SteA, which translates into the protein MRIAHSRHRSRDSDLPGIVGVARVDARTKNLTKRLGAGEVAVIDHRDLDRVGAEALAARRPAAVVNAAPSTSGRYPNLGPGILLEAGIPLLDDCGAGVMAVPDGSTVQLEGGSLYRDGVLVARGTLQTAETVAASLEAARAGLSEQLEAFATNTMEYLRRERDLLLDGVGVPDIRTDLAGRHVLLVVRGYHYREDLRTLRSYIREFRPVMIGVDGGADALLQEGYLPDLIVGDMDSVSDRALSCGAELVVHAYRDGRAPGLERLERLGLPTVVFPAAGTSEDVAMLLADDSGASLIVAVGTHATLVEFLDKGRSGMASTFLTRLRVGGKLVDAKGVSRLYRNRISTLQILLLVLAGTVALLAALWSTAAGQVFFIYVQDRWADFTFWLERLTS